The genomic interval ctaattatccttCCCCCCTTACttttcccccagcaaccataagttcattcaaATGGTCAAATAAGTCACTAATGTCACtcctcatttaaaaagaaaattagtctCCACCTCTCATTGCAAGATAGAAAAGACCTTGAGATCATCTTTAATCTAGCATCTCTTTTGAGAAGCTTAATACTCTCAATGTGTTCTAGAATTAGATCAGTTCATTTCATAGCTATATGTGTGGATTGACTTTCTTCCATGTCACATTGCTTTGTTGAATTGGATCTGTGTCAttaggaaaaatgagaagagtaagCTCTCATGCATCATTATGTATGTTCACTATTACCCAGTGGCTGCTATATGGTTgccctggggggaaaaaatcctttGTCGTCTTGGTACCAGTAATAGTCAtggttttttcactttttcactcctcttaaATCAAATGATTTAGCTTTGTGATTCGTATTCCTTTTTTTGTCCTTACTGTAGAAGGACTTCTTCAATTTtgctttttcctaatttttatacATTATCTATATTACTACTATTATACATTACTTCTTATGCTTGCTTATTTGGCATATGCATGGCAGggggataaatgaatgaattaaatttaaataaatctagaacaggaaaaaacaaaatacaaatataaagttCTAATAGTAGAACTTTATAATGACAAGTTCTAACATTATTATCTGCTCTATGACTAACAGAAGTGGCCCACACAGTTCTGGTTTATTTCTGGTCTCAGTTCTCTCATTTACTGGAAGGACCTTGGCCAAGCTATTGCAACCTCTCTAAtaatcaatttattttatgaCAATGAAGAATCATAAAGGTGATTATATTATAAAGTTATTTGCAGATTAAACAAGATGGTCTGTGTAAATGCACTTAATTTAGTACTTATATCTTGGAAGTCTTCTACAAATATTAGGTATTGCAATAAACTTGAacttgttatttaaaatttttattgtcatTAATTATGATTGTATTTATACCTTGTGTTCTCAGTTAGAGTGCATTCCCTTTTTTGGATAAGAGattatgccatttttttttttttttttttgtacccaTAGAACCAATACAGAGTCTTATATACTCACAATACATATGCTTGTACTAATCCTCAGTCAATGGTGGAAAAACTTTCTATAGAAAAAAACTTAAACTCGAAAAAAGCACCATCTAAGACAGGAATAAGAAAGCAATCTACTTCAgtttttgaattttttcaaaggcacATATAATTTATGGAGATTTAAATATATGGAGAAGAGCGTAAATTTCTTATAAATAGTATAAGATTGGCTTAGTTTCACCTTATTTATGCTTAGAAGTagtgggaaaaggaagaaagtttaGAAAGAGATAAATgggagaagcagaagaaaaacatgaacatgagAAGGGGAAAAGATCAGGAAATTAAAAGCTAAATAATTTGACAAATACTTActggacatcagttcagttcatttcagtcgctcagtcgtgtctgattctttgtgaccctatggacgcagcatgccaggcctccctgtccatcaccaactcctggagtttactcaaactcatgtccattgagtcagtgatgccatccaaccatctcatcctctattgcccccttcttctcctgccttcaatctttctcagcatcagggtcttttcaaatgagtcagttctttgcatcagatggccgaaatattggaatttcagcttcaacatcagtccttctaatgaatatttaggactgatttcctttaggatggactggttggatctccttgcagaccctgggactctcaagtcttctgcaacaccacagttcaaaagcatcaattcttcagcgttcagctttctttatagtccaactctcacattcatacatgaccactggaaaaaccatagccttgactagatggaccttggcaaagtaatgtctctgctttttaacatgctgtctcggttggtcatagcttttcttccaaggagcaagcgtcttttcatcaATTCTGTTTAAACTATTCCTAATTATGGCCTCTTAGAATTAAAGATCCTTGGGAAAGGTGGGACTTTAGATACTGTGAGAACACAGGAAGTGAGATACTTTGGGTAGGGAATTTGGGGCTCTCTCAAAAATAAGTACACTGTTTTGTTATTGACTCCTTAATGAAAAGTACTCTGAGCACACAATACACCTGCCTCGTGTAGGTGTATTCTCTAACCAATGGAAACTACCATGTCTCAGGTCTTTACCTTATGCAGAACCTCCAGATCCTTGCCAGAAGTCTTCTCAGAGCACCCTTCACATCCTTGTTCCTCAGGGTATAGATGAAGGGATTGAGGGTGGGGGTGATTATGGAATAGAAGAGGGAGATAAATTTGCCCTGCTCTTGGGAGTAGTGGGAAGGAGGTTGCAGGTACATGTAGATGGCAGGTAGGTAGAAGAGGGAGACCACCACCAGGTGGGAAGAACAGGTCCCAAAGGCTTTGTGCCGACCCTTGGAGGACTGGATTCTGAGCACTGCACGGGCAATGAAGCCATAGGAGAGAAGGATGAGAGCCAGGGGGACCGGCACAAAGAAGGCCACCAGCACCGCCAGCGTGGTGTCATTCACAGCTGTGTCAGTACATGATAGCTTGATCATGGCTGGCACTTCACAGAAGAAGTTGTTTAGCACCTGTCGCCCACAGAAAGGCAACTGCACTGTCAGGACCACTTGAACGAGGGAGTTGCCAAAGCCACTGAGCCAGGCCACAGCCACGAGCTGCTGGCAGAGAGGGCGGTGCATGAAAATGGTATATCGGAGGGGCTCACAAATGGCCACGTAGCGGTCCAGGGCCATGGCCGCCAAAACGATGCACTCGGTGCATCCCAACCAGTGGAAAATCGCATACTGTACTGTGCATCCGCTGTAGCTGATGGTCTTGCTGGAGCTGCCCATGTTGACCAGCATCTGAGGAACAGTGGTGGTGGTATAGCAGAGGTCCAGGAAGGAGAGGTGGCTAAGGAAGATGTACATGGGGCTGTGGAGCTGGGGATCCAAGCGGGACACCAAGATGATGGAAACGTTCCCCCACATGGCCAGCACATAGGACACTAGGAGGACCACAAAGAGAGGGAGTTCCAGCCATGGCCTGTCAGAAACACCCAGAAGGATGAAGTCCTTAGGGGGATCCCCCCAAATGCTTTGGTTGTCACTTCTCATGCTGAGGTATTTTCCAGCACCTGGGATGAATTAAGAAAATtgggataaaataaataaataaatgaaaaattgtcTTTCTCATTCCTGTGCTTGCTCTTGCTTTCACAGGTTCCACCTATCTGATTTTCCTTacctctttgaaagtgaaagtgaaagtcactgagtcgtatccaactctttgggacccatggtttccaggcaagaataattgagtgggtggccattcccttctctaggggatcttctcaacccagggatcaaacccaggcctcctgcattgcaggcagattctttaccagctgagctatcagggaaacccaaaaacAATGGAATaagtagcctattccttctctagcagatcttcctgacccaggaatcaaactggggtctcctgcattgcagacggattctttacaagctgagcaaccagggaagccttaccTCTGTAGGGACACTGAAATATTTGGGAAATCAGAACCACGAGTTAGAAGAGTTACATATATGTCTTGCTCTCCTTCCTAGTCCGTGCCCTTGACTATGctatttaatttctctgaactTTAATTCTGCATCTGTAATGTGGGGGAGAAAGTACCTGCTTCAACTACAGAGTCTTGAGGATGATAAAGGGACATTAGGTTTGTAAAAGCAATTTTCTTCCAGTTTGGTCGAAGTCTGCCATAGCTCCCATCACTATTAGAAGGTTTGAATTCT from Dama dama isolate Ldn47 chromosome 9, ASM3311817v1, whole genome shotgun sequence carries:
- the LOC133061338 gene encoding olfactory receptor 2B11, yielding MRSDNQSIWGDPPKDFILLGVSDRPWLELPLFVVLLVSYVLAMWGNVSIILVSRLDPQLHSPMYIFLSHLSFLDLCYTTTTVPQMLVNMGSSSKTISYSGCTVQYAIFHWLGCTECIVLAAMALDRYVAICEPLRYTIFMHRPLCQQLVAVAWLSGFGNSLVQVVLTVQLPFCGRQVLNNFFCEVPAMIKLSCTDTAVNDTTLAVLVAFFVPVPLALILLSYGFIARAVLRIQSSKGRHKAFGTCSSHLVVVSLFYLPAIYMYLQPPSHYSQEQGKFISLFYSIITPTLNPFIYTLRNKDVKGALRRLLARIWRFCIR